One Hordeum vulgare subsp. vulgare chromosome 4H, MorexV3_pseudomolecules_assembly, whole genome shotgun sequence DNA window includes the following coding sequences:
- the LOC123450834 gene encoding probable calcium-binding protein CML16 → MVDTEKGPEHQRRSRGGRSGGGGEGEEDGFETDGDGRISSSELAAVSRAIAPPATESAGGREVASMMDELDTDRDGYVDLGEFAAFHGHGRGERELDAELCDAFDVYDINGDGRISDTELSKVEDLFKEPQVERELMLIKLNVEPDQRADVRYVVDLYLQSLN, encoded by the exons ATGGTAGACACAGAAAAG GGCCCTGAGCACCAGCGCCGCAGCCGAGGAGGGAGAAGTGGCGGTGGTGGCGAAGGTGAAGAAGATGGCTTCGAAACGGATGGGGACGGAAGGATCTCGTCGTCAGAGCTGGCGGCCGTGTCGCGCGCCATCGCGCCGCCGGCCACCGAGTCGGCAGGGGGCCGGGAGGTGGCGTCCATGATGGACGAGCTCGACACCGACCGCGATGGCTACGTGGACCTCGGCGAGTTCGCCGCCTTCCACGGCCACGGCCGCGGGGAGCGCGAGCTGGACGCCGAGCTGTGTGATGCCTTCGACGTCTACGACATCAACGGCGACGGCCGCATCTCCGACACTGAGCTCAGCAAG GTTGAAGATCTATTTAAGGAGCCTCAGGTTGAAAGAGAGCTCATGCTTATAAAACTCAATGTTGAACCAGATCAACGTGCTGATGTAAGATATGTTGTTGACTTGTATCTGCAATCACTGAATTAG